The Flammeovirgaceae bacterium genome contains a region encoding:
- a CDS encoding efflux RND transporter permease subunit, whose protein sequence is MNNFIKGIIGFSLKNKALVFLGTVVVIAAGIRSFLLTPIEAFPDVINTRVVIITQWPGRSAEELEKFVTIPIETEMNVVPDKTSLRSISLFGLSVVTIFFEDHVTDFTARQLVFNQLQNMSLPEGADVEVQPPSGPTGEIYRYTLLGPGRTVRQLKEIQDWVIDKRIKAVPGVADVISFGGEVKTYEVTLNPNLLSSYNFSAEDVFIALHKNNSNVGGDVIEGGSQTYLVRGLGLVNNIQDIESIIIQNVNGTPIRIKDVANVNESYLPRLGKVGRGSEEDVVEGIVLLRKGENPSAVLKELNKTIDDLNERVLPDGVTINVFYDRTNLVNLTIHTVTENLVVGMLLVTFILAIFLLDWRTTVIVAIIIPLALLFAFICMKIKGMSANLLSIGAIDFGIIIDGAVVMVEGIFVYLAHKQHEMGFDKFSKASKYGMVKDVSVEMGKPILFSKLIIITALIPIFAFQKVEGKMFSPLAYTMGFALLGALIFTLTLVPLLCKLLLNKNVREKDNKIVKGLENLYKPTLLWSLNKPRNSILLAVAILALSLGVGTFLGTEFLPQLNEGSVYVRASMPQSIAFSQANEVSAKMRKVFEKYPEVRGVISQNGRPNDGTDPTGFFNVEFFVDLYQKGEWQRDISKEELIHQMQSELAGKFPGIVFGFSQPISDNVQEAVSGVKGEMAIKIFGDNLAKLEKMADSVRAIMETVEGVQDLGIFKSLGQPELRIELDREKMARYGASVAEANNIIEMAIGGKKVSTFYEGERRFDIRVRYSPEFRKSEKEIGKLLVPCSNGTKIPLREIADIKLQNGPAFVYREGNLRFIPIKFSVRGRDLGSTIADAQRKVGDQIKLDKGYSMSWNGEFENQVRASNQLKVVVPISILLIFMWLFFMFNSAKDATIVLLNVPFAIIGGVLGLFFTGINFSISAGVGFIALFGVCVQNGVILVAVFNKYVQMGVPLVQAITQGAMSRVRPVVMTALMAGLGLMPAALSSGIGSETQKPLAVVVICGLVSATILTLITLPAIYYLWNKSAVSWTVEENDEKDFEDYET, encoded by the coding sequence ATGAATAATTTTATAAAAGGCATTATTGGTTTTTCACTAAAAAACAAAGCCTTGGTATTTCTGGGCACTGTAGTGGTTATCGCTGCCGGTATTCGTAGTTTTCTTCTTACACCAATCGAGGCATTTCCTGATGTAATCAACACACGCGTTGTAATTATAACGCAATGGCCGGGACGCAGCGCGGAAGAATTGGAAAAATTCGTAACAATTCCGATAGAAACGGAAATGAATGTAGTGCCCGATAAAACCAGCCTCCGGTCCATCTCACTTTTTGGGCTCTCTGTTGTAACGATCTTCTTCGAAGATCATGTTACTGATTTTACTGCACGGCAATTGGTATTCAATCAACTTCAGAACATGTCGCTACCGGAAGGAGCCGATGTAGAAGTGCAGCCGCCATCGGGGCCAACCGGTGAAATATATCGCTATACATTATTGGGGCCAGGACGAACCGTTCGCCAGTTAAAGGAAATTCAGGATTGGGTAATCGACAAGCGTATTAAAGCTGTTCCGGGAGTTGCTGACGTAATAAGTTTTGGCGGAGAAGTGAAAACGTACGAAGTAACATTAAACCCAAACTTACTTTCTTCATACAATTTCAGCGCTGAAGATGTCTTTATCGCTTTACATAAAAACAACAGTAACGTAGGTGGTGACGTAATCGAAGGCGGCTCTCAAACGTACCTTGTTCGTGGCCTTGGTTTAGTTAACAACATACAAGACATCGAATCCATCATTATTCAAAATGTTAATGGCACACCCATTCGTATTAAAGATGTTGCCAACGTGAATGAGTCATACCTGCCAAGGCTGGGCAAGGTGGGAAGAGGTTCTGAAGAAGATGTTGTTGAGGGAATTGTTCTATTAAGAAAAGGAGAAAATCCAAGTGCGGTTCTCAAGGAGTTAAATAAAACAATCGATGATTTGAATGAACGGGTATTGCCGGATGGGGTAACGATCAATGTTTTCTATGATCGAACAAACCTCGTTAACCTCACCATTCATACCGTTACTGAAAACCTGGTGGTAGGAATGCTTTTAGTAACGTTTATACTTGCCATCTTTTTACTCGACTGGCGAACCACTGTTATTGTTGCCATCATTATTCCGCTGGCGTTGTTGTTTGCTTTTATCTGCATGAAGATTAAAGGGATGTCGGCTAATCTTTTATCAATCGGTGCTATCGACTTTGGAATTATCATTGATGGAGCCGTGGTGATGGTTGAAGGTATCTTTGTTTATCTCGCCCACAAGCAGCATGAAATGGGTTTTGATAAATTCAGCAAAGCCTCAAAATATGGAATGGTGAAAGATGTATCGGTAGAAATGGGTAAGCCAATTCTATTCTCAAAGCTTATCATTATTACTGCGCTCATTCCAATTTTCGCCTTCCAAAAAGTTGAAGGCAAAATGTTTTCTCCTTTAGCGTATACAATGGGCTTTGCCCTCTTGGGTGCATTGATTTTTACGTTAACGCTGGTTCCGCTTCTCTGTAAGCTGTTGTTAAATAAAAATGTTCGCGAGAAGGATAACAAAATAGTAAAGGGGCTAGAAAATTTGTATAAGCCAACACTGCTTTGGTCGTTGAATAAGCCCAGAAATAGCATTTTACTTGCGGTTGCCATTCTGGCCTTAAGCCTTGGTGTCGGAACATTTCTTGGAACTGAGTTCTTACCACAACTCAATGAAGGTTCAGTTTATGTGCGGGCTAGCATGCCTCAAAGCATCGCATTCTCACAGGCGAATGAGGTTTCAGCCAAAATGAGAAAGGTCTTCGAAAAATACCCGGAAGTACGCGGTGTTATCTCACAGAATGGAAGGCCTAATGACGGCACCGATCCGACAGGGTTTTTCAATGTAGAATTCTTTGTGGACTTGTATCAAAAGGGCGAATGGCAAAGAGACATCTCTAAGGAAGAACTTATTCATCAAATGCAAAGTGAGTTAGCTGGCAAATTTCCTGGAATTGTTTTTGGGTTTTCTCAGCCGATTTCAGATAACGTACAGGAAGCAGTTTCCGGTGTGAAAGGCGAAATGGCCATCAAGATTTTTGGCGATAACCTGGCAAAACTTGAAAAGATGGCAGATAGTGTTCGTGCTATAATGGAAACAGTTGAAGGAGTACAGGACCTTGGAATTTTCAAGAGCCTTGGTCAACCCGAACTGCGTATTGAACTGGATCGCGAAAAAATGGCACGTTATGGTGCAAGTGTAGCGGAGGCCAATAATATTATCGAGATGGCCATTGGTGGCAAGAAAGTTTCAACTTTTTATGAGGGTGAACGCAGATTCGACATTCGTGTCCGGTACTCGCCTGAATTCCGTAAAAGCGAAAAAGAAATTGGCAAGCTGCTGGTTCCTTGCTCAAATGGAACTAAAATCCCACTTCGCGAAATTGCCGACATTAAACTACAAAACGGACCCGCCTTTGTTTATCGTGAGGGCAACTTAAGGTTCATCCCAATTAAATTTTCAGTTCGAGGCCGTGACCTGGGTAGTACCATTGCTGACGCACAACGAAAAGTTGGCGATCAGATAAAGCTTGATAAAGGCTATTCTATGAGTTGGAATGGCGAATTTGAAAATCAAGTTCGCGCATCAAACCAATTAAAGGTGGTAGTTCCTATTTCCATACTACTCATTTTTATGTGGTTGTTTTTTATGTTCAATTCCGCTAAAGACGCCACCATTGTATTGCTAAATGTTCCGTTCGCCATTATCGGTGGAGTATTAGGATTGTTTTTTACGGGCATAAATTTCAGTATTTCAGCTGGTGTGGGGTTCATAGCACTTTTTGGAGTCTGTGTACAAAACGGTGTTATCCTGGTGGCTGTTTTCAATAAATATGTACAAATGGGTGTGCCGCTTGTGCAGGCAATTACTCAGGGCGCTATGAGTCGCGTAAGGCCAGTAGTAATGACCGCGTTGATGGCCGGATTAGGTTTGATGCCCGCGGCTCTCTCTTCCGGAATTGGTTCTGAGACACAAAAACCATTGGCAGTAGTTGTCATCTGCGGGCTGGTATCAGCCACCATTCTCACGTTGATAACACTTCCTGCAATATACTATTTATGGAACAAGTCTGCTGTTAGCTGGACGGTGGAAGAAAATGATGAAAAAGATTTTGAGGATTATGAAACATAA
- a CDS encoding efflux RND transporter periplasmic adaptor subunit encodes MKNLIYPFVCISLLLLSCDKHEDSTVVASEQPKNNITFTADQMKEISIEKASLIPVSEEFTAVGEVSFDEDNVVRIYPIVSGSVDKVSVSLGDYVQRGQLLATLLSTDITTFQRDYNVAKADLEVAEKNMSRANDLYSSGMMSEKDFAEAKKDYTNATSDFNEKKQILELYGGSSDRLDAVFRVVAPRSGYIVERNINEGTQIRTDNNTAILTISDLKTVWIWANVHESDMSKVKVGDNVSVKTIAYPEKTFTGKISTIGTMLDQASRVIRVRTELNNEDGLLKPEMFATVTITSQTSEKVLAVPQRALVLENNNYYVMKEVQANTFAKVQVTIGRKFSDFAEVTVGLQPDDRIVVKGSLFAVNAYNLN; translated from the coding sequence ATGAAAAATCTGATTTATCCATTTGTCTGTATCTCATTGCTTTTGCTTTCATGCGATAAACACGAGGATTCAACGGTTGTAGCCTCCGAGCAGCCTAAAAACAACATTACCTTCACGGCCGATCAAATGAAAGAAATAAGCATTGAAAAAGCCAGCCTTATTCCGGTTTCTGAAGAATTTACGGCTGTTGGTGAAGTGAGTTTTGATGAAGACAACGTAGTCAGAATCTATCCAATTGTTAGCGGCTCTGTCGATAAAGTAAGTGTTTCGCTTGGCGACTATGTGCAGCGCGGGCAATTACTTGCCACTCTACTAAGTACGGACATTACAACGTTTCAAAGAGATTACAATGTAGCTAAGGCAGACCTTGAAGTAGCTGAGAAAAATATGAGCCGGGCCAATGATTTGTATTCAAGCGGCATGATGTCAGAAAAAGATTTTGCTGAAGCTAAGAAAGACTATACTAATGCAACTTCCGATTTTAATGAGAAAAAGCAAATTCTTGAATTATACGGTGGTTCTTCCGATAGGCTGGACGCTGTTTTTCGTGTAGTAGCACCCCGGTCAGGATACATTGTGGAAAGAAACATTAATGAAGGAACACAAATCCGTACTGATAATAACACAGCTATACTTACAATTTCAGACTTAAAAACAGTTTGGATTTGGGCCAACGTCCATGAAAGCGACATGTCAAAGGTAAAAGTTGGTGATAATGTTTCAGTGAAGACTATTGCTTATCCTGAAAAAACCTTTACCGGAAAAATAAGCACTATCGGGACCATGCTCGATCAGGCTTCTCGCGTGATTCGTGTTCGCACAGAGTTAAACAATGAAGATGGTTTGTTAAAACCTGAAATGTTTGCAACAGTCACAATCACTTCTCAAACCAGTGAAAAAGTTTTGGCTGTCCCTCAGCGCGCATTAGTGCTTGAAAACAATAATTACTATGTCATGAAAGAGGTGCAAGCCAACACCTTTGCAAAGGTACAGGTCACTATTGGTAGAAAATTCAGTGATTTTGCTGAGGTAACCGTTGGATTGCAGCCGGATGACCGAATAGTAGTAAAAGGGTCCTTATTCGCTGTGAACGCTTATAATTTAAACTAA
- a CDS encoding outer membrane beta-barrel protein: MKKVLSIIALLFLVYSGETLAQEKKEMTPGEKILAEAEPKKTFDKKFRWGISWNQYWGIITGDGLPEDYFAKPCIGFNLRAEYYPLPFLGIGAGFGVQQRGAGIKNPDFYGGPFTHPWEPNYDPDSTYRERLRMNTIEIPVTVLLRTPNDVIKGVRVSGAAGVVFIKNDYVKKFFHKPEDGFHSITDVSSDYIKNDLGYQVSLGADIDAAGSCILQVHLVYTKGTKNIYKVESGDGRAETYGFRVAWLY; the protein is encoded by the coding sequence ATGAAAAAAGTACTGTCAATAATCGCCTTACTGTTTCTGGTGTATAGTGGCGAAACTTTAGCTCAGGAAAAAAAAGAAATGACCCCTGGTGAAAAAATATTGGCCGAGGCAGAACCTAAAAAAACGTTTGATAAAAAGTTCAGGTGGGGCATAAGCTGGAATCAATATTGGGGTATAATAACGGGAGATGGTTTACCTGAAGATTATTTTGCAAAGCCTTGCATTGGCTTCAACCTTCGTGCAGAATACTATCCGTTGCCATTTCTTGGTATTGGCGCAGGGTTCGGTGTTCAGCAACGTGGGGCGGGAATTAAAAACCCTGATTTCTATGGTGGTCCTTTTACCCACCCGTGGGAACCAAATTATGACCCCGACTCAACCTACCGCGAACGCTTGCGGATGAATACTATTGAGATTCCTGTAACCGTGTTATTAAGAACACCCAACGATGTCATCAAAGGAGTTCGGGTAAGCGGAGCTGCAGGGGTTGTATTTATCAAGAATGATTATGTAAAGAAATTCTTCCACAAACCTGAAGATGGCTTCCATAGCATAACCGATGTGTCGTCCGACTATATTAAAAACGATTTAGGATACCAGGTGTCATTGGGAGCCGATATTGATGCGGCAGGATCCTGTATTCTGCAGGTGCACCTTGTGTACACCAAAGGCACGAAGAATATTTACAAAGTGGAATCTGGTGATGGTCGGGCCGAAACCTACGGATTTAGAGTTGCTTGGCTTTATTGA
- a CDS encoding VTT domain-containing protein encodes MEIFLTDLLRPETIIEYGGIGLLLFIIFAETGLFFGFFLPGDSLLFVAGLLCGSPYLPFPLWLLITTVVAAAFGGTTVGYGFGFWAKGYLHQRKENFFYRKSYIEITKRFYQKYGMMAFIVGRFLPLVRTFVPILAGIVRIDFKKFLFYNLLGAVCWVIPMISSGYLLGKSFPGITDHLDLIVLLMILLSGIPFLVFWKRNRSVVR; translated from the coding sequence ATGGAAATTTTTCTAACGGATTTATTGAGACCTGAAACAATCATAGAGTATGGCGGAATAGGCTTATTGCTCTTCATTATTTTCGCTGAGACCGGGCTATTCTTTGGCTTTTTCCTGCCTGGTGACTCACTGCTATTTGTAGCCGGCCTTCTTTGCGGAAGTCCATATCTGCCATTTCCGCTATGGCTACTTATCACAACTGTTGTTGCAGCTGCTTTTGGTGGAACAACTGTTGGGTATGGATTTGGTTTTTGGGCGAAAGGTTATCTGCATCAACGGAAAGAAAATTTCTTTTACAGGAAGAGTTACATCGAAATCACAAAACGATTTTATCAGAAATACGGTATGATGGCGTTTATCGTTGGCAGGTTTTTGCCCCTTGTAAGAACGTTCGTACCTATTCTGGCCGGAATTGTTCGAATCGACTTTAAAAAATTCCTTTTCTATAACTTGCTTGGCGCGGTTTGTTGGGTTATACCGATGATTTCATCGGGATATTTGTTGGGAAAATCTTTTCCCGGAATTACTGACCACCTTGATTTGATTGTCCTCTTGATGATTCTGCTCTCGGGTATTCCATTCCTGGTTTTTTGGAAAAGAAATCGGTCTGTTGTGAGGTAG
- a CDS encoding cation:dicarboxylase symporter family transporter, which produces MKEKFLILFLILTGIASVLHGIAYYVMDIPDSLLTVSRFLAWIALIGYALRKGSLTTWILVAMIIGTETGIHFPSFAQNLQILSKIFLTLIKTVIAPILFATLVVGIAGHSDIRQVGRMGWRSLLYFEVVTTIALLIGVIAINLTGAGKGIELPKDFHQELPQVKAQTWQDMILHIFPENIAKSIYHGDVLPIVVFSVLFGIALALVSEEKRKPILHFSESLAETMFKFTRIIMYFAPIGVGAAIAVTVGHLGIGILTSLLKLLVTLYGALFAFILIVLLPVALWVKAPIRKFIKAVAEPASIAFATTASEAALPKALENMEKLGVPRKIASFVLPTGYTFNLDGSTLYLSLASIFTAQAAGIDLSTGEQVLMIFSLMLTSKGIAGVPRASLVILAGTVTSFGLPLWPVMAILGIDELMDMARTAVNLIGNCLATIVIARWEGEYKEPVGEINF; this is translated from the coding sequence ATGAAAGAGAAATTTCTCATACTGTTTTTAATCCTAACAGGAATAGCTTCTGTATTACATGGTATTGCCTATTATGTAATGGATATACCCGATTCACTGCTCACCGTGAGTCGTTTTCTTGCCTGGATAGCCCTCATCGGATACGCCTTACGAAAGGGTTCGCTAACGACATGGATATTGGTCGCTATGATAATCGGTACCGAGACAGGGATTCATTTTCCCTCTTTTGCCCAGAATCTTCAAATCTTGAGTAAGATATTCCTGACCCTGATCAAAACGGTTATTGCTCCCATTTTATTTGCCACACTGGTGGTTGGCATCGCAGGCCACTCCGACATTCGCCAGGTAGGCCGCATGGGATGGCGATCATTGCTTTATTTTGAGGTTGTAACTACCATCGCATTGCTCATCGGAGTAATTGCCATTAACCTTACCGGTGCGGGTAAAGGAATTGAATTGCCAAAAGATTTTCACCAGGAATTGCCGCAAGTAAAAGCCCAAACATGGCAAGATATGATACTGCATATTTTTCCTGAGAATATTGCAAAATCGATCTACCATGGTGATGTGCTGCCCATTGTAGTTTTCAGCGTATTATTTGGTATTGCGCTTGCGCTTGTAAGTGAAGAAAAGCGAAAACCAATCCTGCATTTTTCGGAAAGCCTTGCTGAAACCATGTTCAAGTTCACCCGGATCATCATGTACTTTGCTCCAATAGGCGTGGGCGCAGCAATTGCTGTTACGGTGGGCCACCTCGGCATCGGTATATTGACTTCCCTCCTTAAATTATTGGTTACGCTTTATGGCGCTTTGTTTGCTTTTATCCTCATCGTGTTACTTCCCGTGGCGTTGTGGGTTAAAGCACCAATTAGGAAATTTATAAAGGCGGTTGCTGAACCTGCTTCGATTGCGTTCGCAACAACAGCGTCCGAGGCTGCGCTACCAAAGGCGCTGGAGAACATGGAGAAGCTTGGTGTTCCCCGCAAAATCGCATCCTTTGTACTGCCAACCGGTTATACGTTCAACCTGGACGGCAGCACACTTTACCTTTCCCTGGCTTCTATTTTTACAGCGCAGGCAGCAGGCATTGACTTAAGTACAGGAGAACAAGTGCTGATGATTTTCAGCCTCATGCTTACCAGTAAGGGGATAGCCGGAGTACCCCGTGCTTCATTGGTGATTCTGGCGGGCACTGTAACATCTTTTGGTCTTCCCTTGTGGCCAGTAATGGCCATTCTTGGTATTGATGAGTTAATGGACATGGCCCGAACTGCAGTTAACCTCATAGGGAATTGTCTCGCAACAATTGTGATAGCACGATGGGAAGGTGAATATAAGGAGCCTGTAGGTGAGATAAATTTCTGA
- a CDS encoding TolC family protein, with the protein MNENLALLASYYNVNIAKAEVKQAKLWNNPYFIFNGDLYSNETNEYFHFRNQHLLQIEQTFSYAGKHTNNVKLARIGVEMAEKQLEDVMRCLLFEMGNIYNNLAALQEKQGLYNQVISNYDRLMEATRKQLQVGAISLTEALRLESEYIAVKAEALQNYNDMERAMADLRTMLRLPENTLIRVELKPPLLVQTFDSLSLSDQAISIRPDLEAMKISKRYQERNLKLQKSIAVPDVKLAYQPRDRGSNYVRPYQGFNVEFAVPLFDRNQGRIQSAEFSVKKIVLEIEQMENRVRNEVMAAYKRYKNSSIGLTNYKPEFINQIRQLNESTNQNFQKRNISLLEFIDQQRIFILTNIQLIELRQQYLNNVNELNFTVGTTVIEN; encoded by the coding sequence ATGAATGAGAACTTGGCGCTGCTTGCGTCATATTACAATGTCAACATCGCCAAAGCTGAGGTGAAGCAAGCTAAACTTTGGAATAATCCGTATTTCATCTTCAATGGCGATCTCTATTCAAACGAAACAAACGAGTATTTTCATTTCAGAAATCAGCACCTGCTTCAAATTGAACAAACATTTTCGTATGCGGGCAAGCATACCAACAATGTAAAACTAGCGCGCATCGGTGTTGAAATGGCTGAAAAGCAACTGGAGGATGTGATGCGCTGTTTACTTTTCGAAATGGGCAACATCTACAATAATTTAGCTGCGCTTCAGGAAAAACAGGGACTTTACAATCAGGTTATCTCGAATTATGACCGCTTGATGGAAGCAACCCGTAAACAATTACAGGTGGGTGCTATCTCGTTAACGGAGGCCTTGCGTTTAGAGTCTGAGTACATAGCGGTAAAAGCAGAGGCACTTCAAAATTACAACGACATGGAAAGAGCTATGGCTGATTTGCGGACCATGCTAAGGCTTCCTGAAAATACATTGATTAGAGTTGAACTAAAACCTCCGCTGCTAGTTCAAACGTTCGATTCGTTAAGTCTCTCCGATCAAGCTATTAGCATTCGACCTGATTTGGAAGCCATGAAAATCAGCAAGCGATACCAGGAAAGAAATTTAAAACTTCAAAAATCGATAGCTGTACCGGATGTGAAGCTGGCGTACCAACCCCGCGATCGGGGCAGTAACTACGTTAGGCCCTATCAAGGGTTTAACGTTGAATTTGCTGTTCCATTGTTTGATCGTAACCAGGGACGAATTCAATCGGCAGAGTTTAGTGTAAAAAAAATTGTTCTTGAAATTGAACAAATGGAAAACCGGGTCCGAAATGAGGTAATGGCTGCTTACAAACGTTACAAAAATTCCAGCATTGGCCTCACCAACTATAAGCCGGAGTTTATTAACCAAATCAGGCAATTGAATGAAAGTACCAATCAAAATTTCCAAAAAAGAAATATCAGTCTGCTGGAGTTTATTGACCAGCAGCGGATTTTTATTCTTACCAACATTCAACTGATTGAATTGAGGCAACAATACTTAAACAATGTAAATGAATTAAACTTCACCGTAGGCACTACCGTGATTGAAAACTGA
- a CDS encoding transporter produces MMVGPKPTDLELLGFIDEMKRNIFALFIFYSCNLFAQDQLNELTVDRPGIAESPYTVRPGMFQLETGLDYYDRLGGEIFFLPVSLFRVGLSENSEFRISAKNVTNNTFDESMAGISPVSLGIKTHIIHQNGWRPETDILVNVIVPIGNSPLQPGKLGHEVLLLFQNDFSEKYAINYNVGLIWDGFSEESIFTTSLCFNYLPTEKIGLFAEYFNFIRYRDAEEFGIDGGLTYLLHPHIQADASVGFSWVDQEICYFISTGLSFRVVRSKPKLQH; encoded by the coding sequence GTGATGGTCGGGCCGAAACCTACGGATTTAGAGTTGCTTGGCTTTATTGATGAAATGAAGAGGAATATTTTTGCACTATTTATCTTCTACTCATGTAATCTGTTTGCCCAGGATCAACTAAATGAACTGACTGTGGACAGACCGGGAATAGCAGAATCTCCTTATACAGTGCGCCCGGGAATGTTTCAATTGGAGACCGGACTTGACTACTATGACAGGTTGGGCGGGGAAATCTTTTTTCTGCCGGTTTCTCTCTTTCGTGTTGGGTTGAGTGAAAACTCGGAGTTTAGAATTTCTGCAAAAAATGTAACAAATAACACCTTTGATGAAAGTATGGCAGGTATTTCACCTGTTTCTTTAGGAATCAAGACCCATATCATTCACCAAAACGGATGGAGACCCGAAACGGATATATTAGTAAATGTGATCGTTCCAATAGGAAACTCACCGCTTCAGCCCGGCAAATTAGGTCATGAGGTACTCCTGCTTTTTCAAAATGACTTTTCTGAAAAGTATGCTATTAACTATAATGTGGGTTTGATCTGGGATGGGTTTTCGGAAGAAAGTATCTTTACAACTTCCTTGTGTTTCAATTATTTGCCTACAGAAAAAATAGGTCTGTTTGCAGAATATTTTAATTTCATCAGGTATCGTGATGCTGAAGAGTTTGGCATTGATGGCGGACTTACCTACCTGCTGCATCCACACATACAGGCTGATGCTTCAGTGGGATTTAGTTGGGTTGATCAGGAAATATGTTACTTCATTTCAACCGGACTTTCATTCAGGGTTGTCAGGAGTAAACCCAAACTACAACATTGA